The following proteins come from a genomic window of Geomonas sp. RF6:
- a CDS encoding radical SAM/SPASM family putative metalloenzyme maturase, translated as MSAQNSALKMIQDYVSPQEREVFEVPAPPPEHPALREYPSRLFVETTTRCNLKCRMCVKQTEGNCIAEGDMAPETFAALEPALPHTETLVLNGIGEPLLHRGLENFIRRAKELMPHGSWVGFQSNALLLHEARALSLAEAGVDRICLSMDGVNPDTFREIREGGEVADLERALLALEKAKSATGSALRVGIEFVVMRENARELPDVLRWAAAKGVSFAIVSHLLPYESEHMGSVAFDANSDEAVEFFKPWQERARREGLDLRRYFKILVKYLRARTAEEQKIVDLVQAMKDEARKRDIFIHWDNLLARDEGWIEELGAIFAEAQAVADEAGLELQLPAIMPRSERNCEFVDNGSAFISWDGGVHNCYFLWHRFSCYSSNSKKYVQPKVFGNVAEQGIKEIWNSTEFRSYRTQVLGKDYPICSNCNLVPCEYLYTENFEQDCYANTVACGDCYWCMGLYRCLQ; from the coding sequence ATGTCCGCTCAAAACTCAGCGCTCAAGATGATCCAGGATTATGTATCGCCACAAGAAAGGGAGGTGTTCGAGGTCCCGGCACCGCCGCCGGAGCATCCGGCGCTGCGGGAATACCCGTCCCGGCTCTTCGTGGAAACGACGACCCGCTGCAACCTGAAGTGCCGCATGTGCGTCAAGCAGACGGAAGGAAACTGCATCGCCGAAGGTGACATGGCGCCGGAAACCTTTGCAGCCCTCGAACCGGCGCTCCCCCACACGGAGACGCTGGTCCTGAACGGCATCGGCGAGCCGCTGCTGCACCGCGGGCTGGAGAATTTCATCCGCCGCGCGAAGGAGTTGATGCCGCACGGATCGTGGGTCGGGTTCCAGAGCAACGCCCTCCTCCTGCACGAGGCGCGCGCCCTCTCACTCGCCGAGGCGGGGGTCGACCGGATCTGCCTCTCCATGGACGGCGTGAACCCCGACACCTTCCGCGAGATCAGGGAAGGAGGGGAGGTAGCGGACCTGGAAAGGGCACTCCTGGCACTTGAGAAGGCGAAGTCGGCGACCGGGTCGGCCCTTCGCGTCGGGATCGAGTTCGTGGTCATGCGCGAGAACGCCCGGGAGCTTCCGGATGTGCTGCGCTGGGCTGCGGCGAAGGGGGTGAGCTTTGCGATCGTCTCCCATCTCCTCCCGTACGAGTCGGAGCATATGGGGAGTGTCGCCTTTGATGCCAACAGCGACGAAGCGGTGGAATTCTTCAAGCCGTGGCAGGAGCGTGCCCGTCGCGAGGGGCTGGACCTGCGGCGCTATTTCAAGATCCTGGTGAAGTATCTTCGCGCCCGCACCGCGGAGGAGCAGAAGATCGTCGACCTGGTGCAGGCGATGAAGGACGAGGCGCGCAAGCGCGACATCTTCATTCACTGGGACAACCTGCTCGCCAGGGACGAAGGGTGGATCGAGGAGCTTGGCGCGATCTTCGCGGAGGCGCAGGCGGTGGCGGACGAGGCCGGGCTCGAGCTGCAGCTGCCGGCGATCATGCCGCGCAGCGAGAGAAACTGCGAGTTCGTGGACAACGGCTCCGCCTTCATCTCGTGGGACGGAGGGGTTCACAACTGCTACTTCCTCTGGCACCGGTTCAGCTGCTATTCATCCAACAGCAAGAAGTATGTGCAGCCGAAGGTATTCGGGAATGTAGCGGAGCAGGGGATCAAGGAGATCTGGAACAGCACGGAGTTCCGGTCGTACCGCACGCAGGTGCTCGGGAAGGATTACCCGATCTGCTCCAACTGCAACCTCGTGCCGTGCGAGTACCTGTACACCGAGAACTTCGAGCAGGACTGCTACGCCAACACCGTCGCCTGCGGCGACTGCTACTGGTGCATGGGGCTGTACCGCTGCTTGCAGTAG
- a CDS encoding Tim44 domain-containing protein, which translates to MRMALFSVVVTMMVALVEQDAFARAGGGRSFGSRGSRSYSRPMSPPSQMPSRQYAPSQPYQGPAQGPYQQPRRGFGFGTGLLGGLAGGLLGGMLFRSLGFGGGFGAGGGIGLFDILLLAGIGYLLFRFIKKRSGGDRPAGGSVLQMGDYQRQPYEQTSFDAQQGPGDVDAGLSHIRQMDPSFDERRFGDDVMDLFFRIQGAWMNRDLSGVRSLLTDEMRGILQQDVDRLVSEHQVNRLENIAVRKVEVSEAWQEGGQDFVTALIYANLLDYTTDDRTGAVISGSKSEPVKFEEYWTFTRPVGNNPWRLSAISQK; encoded by the coding sequence ATGCGTATGGCCCTATTTTCAGTCGTTGTCACGATGATGGTGGCGCTCGTTGAGCAGGACGCGTTCGCCCGCGCCGGCGGAGGGAGATCGTTCGGGAGCAGGGGGAGCCGCAGCTACTCCCGCCCCATGTCCCCCCCCTCGCAGATGCCATCCCGGCAGTATGCACCGTCCCAGCCGTACCAGGGACCCGCGCAGGGCCCGTACCAGCAGCCGCGCAGGGGATTCGGCTTCGGCACCGGCCTCCTCGGCGGGCTCGCCGGCGGCCTCCTCGGCGGCATGCTCTTCAGGTCGCTCGGCTTTGGCGGCGGCTTCGGCGCCGGCGGGGGGATCGGCCTCTTCGACATCCTCCTTCTGGCGGGGATCGGCTACCTCCTCTTTCGCTTCATCAAGAAGAGGAGCGGCGGAGACCGCCCTGCCGGGGGGAGCGTGCTCCAGATGGGGGACTACCAGCGCCAGCCGTACGAGCAGACGAGCTTCGACGCACAGCAGGGGCCGGGGGACGTGGATGCCGGGCTTTCCCACATCCGGCAGATGGACCCCTCCTTCGACGAGAGGCGCTTCGGCGACGACGTCATGGACCTCTTCTTCCGCATCCAGGGGGCGTGGATGAATCGCGACCTGTCGGGTGTGAGGTCGCTCCTGACCGACGAGATGAGGGGGATCCTGCAGCAGGACGTGGACAGGCTGGTCAGCGAGCACCAGGTAAACCGCCTGGAAAACATCGCGGTGCGCAAGGTCGAGGTGAGCGAGGCGTGGCAGGAGGGGGGGCAGGACTTCGTCACCGCCCTCATCTACGCGAACCTCCTCGACTACACGACCGACGACCGCACCGGTGCCGTGATCTCCGGGAGCAAGAGCGAACCGGTGAAGTTCGAGGAGTACTGGACCTTCACGAGGCCGGTGGGGAATAACCCCTGGAGGCTCAGTGCGATCAGCCAGAAGTAA
- a CDS encoding HD domain-containing protein, with translation MTDEVLERDILSVFRTWFSSFCDSYREDDPEAQRNLDLKELHTLKVCEGARLIASGGSARRLLLAESAALFHDLGRFPQYRKYRTFKDSESVNHAHLSAQILSESGLLERLTPEEGESVLCAVRLHNAYLVPDDLTPQAADLLKIVRDADKLDIWRVFQEYYEAPADEKASAVPLGFPDEPRCSGEVLETLSSGRMVALSQLRTLNDFKLLQLSWVYDINFTATLSLVQERSLIDGVSATLPRKEGVLAAVERVKRYVEERVAAG, from the coding sequence ATGACTGATGAAGTACTGGAGAGGGATATTCTCTCCGTTTTTCGTACCTGGTTTTCTTCGTTTTGCGACTCGTACCGGGAGGATGATCCCGAGGCGCAGCGCAATCTGGATCTGAAGGAGCTTCACACGCTGAAGGTGTGCGAGGGGGCGCGTCTCATCGCTTCCGGCGGGAGCGCGAGGCGCCTTCTTTTAGCCGAGAGCGCCGCCCTCTTTCACGATCTCGGCCGCTTCCCGCAGTACCGGAAGTACCGCACCTTCAAGGACAGCGAGTCGGTAAACCACGCCCACCTCTCGGCGCAGATTCTTTCGGAGAGCGGCCTTCTGGAACGCCTCACCCCGGAGGAGGGTGAGAGCGTCCTGTGCGCGGTGCGCCTGCACAACGCCTACCTTGTCCCGGACGATCTCACCCCCCAGGCCGCCGATCTCCTGAAGATCGTGCGCGACGCCGACAAGCTGGACATCTGGCGGGTCTTCCAGGAGTACTATGAGGCTCCCGCGGACGAGAAGGCCTCCGCAGTCCCCCTCGGCTTCCCGGACGAGCCGCGCTGCAGCGGCGAGGTGCTGGAGACGCTATCATCGGGGCGCATGGTGGCGCTCAGCCAGCTGAGGACGCTGAATGATTTCAAACTGCTGCAACTGAGCTGGGTGTATGATATTAATTTCACTGCCACCCTTTCCCTGGTGCAGGAGCGCTCCCTTATCGACGGGGTCTCGGCGACACTTCCCCGCAAGGAAGGTGTTCTGGCGGCGGTCGAGAGGGTGAAGCGTTACGTCGAGGAGAGGGTGGCGGCAGGGTAA
- a CDS encoding class II fructose-bisphosphate aldolase yields MSATGAESVKTLDFEQGSVADQEYVKALEIGRPPNIAKLFPNSKALIVSGKVIDRAMSAKGHAISIAANARNHFVIRGVLQAAQRANSAVIIEIAKSEGGQKAYCPVNYWNIARQVDAVANELGITIPIAIHADHYGIKGKGDIDAAKVEIPSMFDAGITSIAIDASHLPDDQNLAANLELNTYIPAWAGLETEVGEIKGKEGLSTVEEAVFLIKGLNAHDIFPDWIALNNGTTHGIEASDAGIQVDLTAQIHEALKPFGINGAQHGTSGNSYDRLRDIAKRTRTTKANVATALQFVSWGVEVNDYGNAKLDAEGKFVKVPGEGMTEELWAEMVAYAESKGWKKGDFKNLNLPFENKLLAQPKEVRERMVKRVENFTYKLLTEVFNAQDTAPLAIKAILQANSCQLPPKAKRIEDPAQWTAEKFTERAKGLHKEKGPQGNFDD; encoded by the coding sequence ATGTCAGCAACAGGTGCGGAGTCCGTCAAGACGCTCGATTTCGAGCAGGGTTCGGTAGCAGATCAGGAGTACGTGAAGGCGCTCGAGATCGGCCGCCCCCCCAACATCGCGAAGCTTTTCCCCAACTCCAAGGCACTCATCGTGAGCGGCAAGGTCATCGACCGGGCCATGAGCGCCAAGGGCCATGCCATCTCCATCGCGGCCAACGCCCGCAATCACTTTGTGATCCGCGGCGTGCTCCAGGCGGCGCAGCGCGCCAATTCCGCCGTCATCATCGAGATCGCCAAGTCCGAGGGTGGGCAGAAGGCGTACTGCCCGGTGAACTACTGGAACATCGCCCGCCAGGTAGACGCCGTTGCCAACGAGCTCGGCATCACCATCCCGATCGCCATTCACGCCGACCACTACGGCATCAAGGGTAAAGGGGACATCGACGCCGCGAAGGTGGAGATCCCCTCCATGTTCGACGCCGGCATCACCTCCATCGCCATCGACGCCTCCCACCTCCCGGACGACCAGAACCTGGCCGCCAACCTGGAGCTCAACACGTACATCCCGGCCTGGGCAGGGCTGGAGACCGAGGTCGGCGAGATCAAGGGGAAAGAGGGGCTCTCCACGGTGGAAGAGGCCGTCTTCCTCATCAAGGGGCTGAACGCACACGACATCTTCCCCGACTGGATCGCGCTGAACAACGGCACGACGCACGGGATCGAGGCGAGCGACGCCGGGATCCAGGTCGACCTGACCGCACAGATTCACGAGGCGTTGAAGCCGTTCGGCATAAACGGCGCCCAGCATGGCACCTCCGGCAACAGCTACGACAGGCTGCGCGACATCGCGAAAAGAACCCGCACCACGAAGGCGAACGTGGCCACCGCCCTGCAGTTCGTCTCCTGGGGGGTGGAAGTGAACGACTACGGCAACGCGAAGCTCGACGCCGAAGGTAAATTCGTGAAGGTGCCGGGGGAGGGGATGACCGAAGAGCTCTGGGCCGAGATGGTGGCGTACGCCGAGTCGAAGGGGTGGAAGAAAGGGGACTTCAAGAACCTGAACCTGCCGTTCGAGAACAAGCTCCTCGCCCAGCCGAAGGAGGTCCGCGAGCGGATGGTGAAGCGGGTGGAGAACTTCACCTACAAGCTTCTCACCGAGGTCTTCAACGCACAGGACACCGCACCTCTGGCCATCAAGGCGATCCTGCAGGCGAACTCCTGCCAGCTCCCGCCGAAGGCGAAGCGCATCGAGGACCCGGCACAGTGGACCGCCGAGAAGTTCACCGAGCGGGCGAAGGGGCTGCACAAGGAGAAGGGGCCGCAGGGGAACTTCGACGACTGA
- a CDS encoding PilZ domain-containing protein produces MDEKRSFSRVGFKVNALLQGEGVALKGEVKDLSLHGVFVETEGALPVGTDVELTVYLSAPPDPVVIKVTGSVVRSGEGGIGCTFDKIDLDSFAHLRRIISYQMGSDEQALSELAAYATQRGCND; encoded by the coding sequence ATGGATGAGAAGCGCAGTTTTTCACGGGTCGGCTTCAAGGTCAACGCACTCCTGCAGGGGGAGGGGGTGGCACTGAAGGGGGAAGTAAAGGACTTGAGCCTGCACGGCGTGTTCGTGGAGACGGAGGGGGCCCTGCCGGTGGGGACCGACGTGGAGCTCACCGTCTACCTCTCCGCACCCCCCGATCCGGTGGTGATAAAGGTAACGGGCTCCGTCGTGCGCTCGGGAGAAGGTGGGATCGGCTGCACTTTCGACAAGATCGACCTCGACTCCTTCGCGCACCTGAGGCGCATCATCTCGTACCAGATGGGGAGCGACGAGCAGGCGCTCTCCGAGTTGGCAGCATACGCGACACAGAGGGGATGTAATGACTGA
- a CDS encoding ChaN family lipoprotein, with product MRFLSFRHVFTACAILSMTACCTAAKKPMGNAEHPYPLPSPPKVGDIAHLPTGIVVTPEQMLNVAADARIVYLGETHDNPASHRLELELLKGLSERHPGMQALGMEMFSPSQQPVLDRWVAGELDEKAFLKESHWFDQWKMDFEYYRDLLVYARDHKVPVIGLNAEKSEMAALRGKKDEELTAQEKEALSKLDFKDPYQRAMVQAVYGGHMHGAMGLDSFVRAQTIWDETMAESIVNYLNSPAGKGKRMLVIAGGNHISYGFGIPRRAFRRLPASYVLVGGEELHVGAEKQDRMMDVQFPEFPMVPYDFLAYLSYEDLPKKVKLGVQIEKPEAGAGVLVQDVVTGSSAEAAGIKKGDRILSIDGETVSESFDLVYAVQHKRPGEHAVLEIDRGGERKKLDVTLKEPGAAP from the coding sequence ATGCGTTTTCTTTCTTTCAGACATGTCTTCACTGCCTGCGCCATCCTGTCCATGACCGCCTGCTGCACCGCCGCCAAAAAACCGATGGGGAATGCCGAACACCCGTATCCGCTCCCGTCCCCGCCGAAGGTCGGTGACATCGCCCATCTCCCCACCGGGATCGTGGTGACCCCGGAGCAGATGCTCAATGTGGCCGCCGACGCGCGCATCGTCTATCTTGGGGAGACCCACGACAACCCTGCCTCGCACCGCCTCGAGCTTGAGCTCCTGAAGGGGCTCTCCGAGCGGCACCCGGGTATGCAGGCGCTGGGGATGGAAATGTTTTCTCCCTCCCAGCAGCCGGTCCTGGACCGCTGGGTGGCGGGGGAGTTGGACGAGAAGGCATTCCTCAAGGAGTCCCACTGGTTTGATCAGTGGAAGATGGATTTCGAGTACTACCGCGACCTCCTTGTCTACGCCCGCGACCACAAGGTACCGGTAATCGGGCTGAACGCGGAGAAGAGCGAGATGGCGGCGCTGCGCGGCAAGAAGGACGAGGAACTGACCGCGCAGGAGAAGGAGGCGCTCTCAAAGCTCGACTTCAAGGACCCGTACCAGCGGGCAATGGTGCAGGCCGTCTACGGCGGGCACATGCACGGCGCCATGGGGCTCGACTCCTTCGTGCGTGCGCAGACCATATGGGACGAGACGATGGCGGAGTCGATCGTGAACTACCTCAATTCCCCTGCGGGAAAAGGGAAGAGGATGCTGGTCATCGCCGGCGGCAATCACATAAGCTACGGTTTCGGCATCCCGCGCCGCGCCTTCCGGCGCCTCCCTGCCTCTTACGTCCTCGTTGGGGGGGAGGAATTGCACGTCGGGGCGGAGAAGCAGGATCGCATGATGGACGTCCAGTTCCCCGAGTTCCCCATGGTCCCCTACGACTTCCTCGCCTACCTTTCATATGAGGATCTGCCGAAGAAGGTGAAGCTCGGGGTGCAGATCGAGAAACCGGAGGCGGGCGCCGGGGTCCTGGTGCAGGACGTGGTTACCGGCTCCAGCGCGGAAGCCGCGGGGATAAAGAAGGGTGACCGGATCCTCTCCATCGACGGCGAGACCGTCTCCGAGAGCTTCGACCTCGTCTACGCGGTGCAGCACAAGCGCCCGGGCGAGCACGCCGTACTGGAAATCGACCGGGGAGGGGAGCGCAAGAAGCTCGACGTCACCCTCAAGGAACCGGGCGCCGCCCCGTAG